A stretch of DNA from Penaeus chinensis breed Huanghai No. 1 chromosome 1, ASM1920278v2, whole genome shotgun sequence:
gttgccagaacgagttcGCAAGCGAcaccgaactgccttcgggactccggctccggatctTCCCTCAGGGTAGAgggatgatatataaataaatatgtatatatacattatatatatatatatatatatatatatgaagagagagaaatatatatatatatatgtatgtgtatatatataaatatatatatatatatatatatatatatatatatatatatgtaaatacacaatgtatgtactgtatgcatAAGGTGTGCACAACGTATGTCTATCCATACCGAAGTGAATATTGTTTGtgcattcctttcttttcctttccaaaaGCCTTAGATTGTTTCGAAATTGTAAATGAGAATTTGTTGAACGCAACAGCAGCGAGGCAAGGAAACAAGCGATAAGACAGGAGGACTTTTCTCTTTAACTTtaacagatacacatgcacatgcacacagataacacacacacattttgttgtCTCACACTTACAACTAAGCTTGCAGATCattagagtatgtatatatatatttttttatttttttcttttttttcttttttttttctttttttctttttttttctttttttttcttttctttttttttttttttttttttttttttttcaagctcaAAAAAGTTCCTTTTTAAGAACCAAATGCAGCATCCTGCTTTCTCTCACTGCGTATTGTAGTCCCTGGGCACTGGGGTCGCACTCTATACGAGGGAGTCACTGGCTCTCAGCGGCCAAAGTCACGGACACGGCGCTCACTACGTCTTGGAGACTCCCTGGGCATTGGGGCCTCGCTTGCTGTCCGAGCGGACCACGCTCGCGAGGGACAAGCGGCGCTCGTACTGCGCCCTGCGCTTGGCACGGCCGGTCTtggccttcttcttctccttcttctccaccacgGGGGTCTGGCTCTTGACCTTCCCGGCGCGGGACAGGGAGCCGTGGACCTTCCCTCCCTTGAGGGCAACGTTGACCTCGATGGTGTCGACGCTCAGGTCGGCGAGGGGGAAGCTGTCGTCGTCGAGGAGTGCCCCCGCGGCGtacagcctcacctcctccaggGGCAGCTCTTCGGCCTGGCAGAGGCAGAAGCGGACGTCTCCTACGGTATGCTCCTCGGCGTTCTCCACGACGTGGGTGGTCTTCGAGCGAACGTAGATGATCATGGCGCTTGCGAAATGACGAGTTAACAACAGGCAAATATGCTCGATTCTGGGAAAGAGTTTGGGGGTCTTGGTTTCTGGTAAAGAGGCTTGATCGAAATGTGTCtgatgtgcgtctgtgtgtgtgtatgtgtgtgtgtgtgactggccaTATACtcttgttcgtgtgtatgtatttgaatttctatgtgtgtgtgtacgtgtgcgtgcgtgcgtgtgtgtgtgtgtgtgtgtgtgtgtgtgtgtgtgtgtggctggccaTGTACgcttgttcgtgtgtatgtgtttgaatttctatgtgtgtgtgtacgtgtgcgtgcgtgcgtgtgtgtgtgtgtgactggacATGTAcgcttctttgtgtgtatgtgtttgaatttctatatgtgtgtgtatgtgtgcgtgcgtgtgtgtgtgtgtgtgtgtgtgtgtgtgtgtgtgtgtgtgtgtgtgtttgaatttctatgtgtgtgtgtgtgtatgtgtgtgtgtgtgtgtgtgtgtgtgtgtgtgtgattgtacatgtgcgtgtatttgtgtgtatatgtgaatgcgtgtgtatgcgtatgtgtctgtgattgtgtatgtatacgggtttgtgtgtgtttgtgagtgtgtgtgtgtgtgtgtgtgtgtgtgtgtgattctgcatgtacatgtgtttgtgtgtatgtgtgagtgcgcacgcgcgggtgtgtgtgtgtgtgtgcgtgtgtgtgtgtgtatgtgtgtgtgtgtgtttgtgtgtgtgtgtgtgtgtgtgtgtgtgtgtgtgtgtgcgtgtgtgtgtgtgtgtgtgtgtgtttgtttgtgtgtgtgtgtgtgtgcgtgtgtgtgtgtgtgtttctgcatgtacatgtgtttgtgtgtatgtgtgagtgcgcacgcgcgggtgtgtgtgtgtgtgtgtgtgtgtgtgtgtgtgcgtgtgtgtgtgcgtgtgtgtgtgtgtgtgtgtgtgtgtgtgtgtgtgtgcgcgcgcgtgtgtgtgtgtgtgtgtgtgtgtgtttgtgtgtgtgtgtgtgtgtgtgtgtgcgtgtgtgtgtgtgtgtgtgtgtgtgtgtgcgtgtgtgtgtgtgtgtgtgtttctgcatgtacatgtgtttgtgtgtatgtgtgagtgcgcacgcgcgggtgtgtgtgtgtgtgtgtgtgtgtgtgtgtgtgtgtgtgtgtgtgtgtgtgtgtgtgtgtgcgtatgtgtgtgtgtgtgtgtgtgtgtgtgtgtgtgtgtgtttttgtgtgtgtgtgtgtgtgtgtgaatttctttatgtgtgtgtacgtgtgcgcgcgtgtgtgtgtgattttgcatgtacgtgtatttgtctgcatatatatgtatatatatatgtatatatgtatatatatgtgtgtgtgtgcctgtgtgtgtttgtgtatatgtataaatatatgtatatgtatatatgtgtgtatttgtgtgtatataagtatgtatggtatgtataaatttttcccagctcgtttcgcttcataaagtacggcaatttagggtacagagacccccccgtcaattgaagtctgtatgcgcagcttgacatgttacctcggcagaatttttttcaccgagaagattcgttcgcgaattgtttcacgtcaccattcattagtgcgtcattctgtcgcatatcattaaatgttaaattcaatgtagtatttgaaataattttgtattacttctatagctagtttat
This window harbors:
- the LOC125028718 gene encoding FAU ubiquitin-like and ribosomal protein S30, translated to MIIYVRSKTTHVVENAEEHTVGDVRFCLCQAEELPLEEVRLYAAGALLDDDSFPLADLSVDTIEVNVALKGGKVHGSLSRAGKVKSQTPVVEKKEKKKAKTGRAKRRAQYERRLSLASVVRSDSKRGPNAQGVSKT